The following proteins come from a genomic window of Chryseobacterium glaciei:
- a CDS encoding pyridoxal phosphate-dependent aminotransferase — MPNISNRAQHMPPSPVRKLVPFALKAKQKGVKVYHLNIGQPDIETPETALNALKNIDLKVLEYALSEGNIEYRKALTEYYHSLDFTDLTPDNFIVTNGGSEALNFAISTLCDDGDEVIIPEPYYANYNGFTSTFNVNVVAVPSTIETGFALPPIEEFEKKITDKTRAIVICNPGNPTGYLYTREELQKLAEIALKYDIVIISDEVYREYVYDGKQQISMLAFPELSENCIIIDSESKRYSMCGVRIGCLLTRSKKIHDAAMLFAQARLSPVLLGQIAATAAHQNDGAYIRAVREEYTHRRNVLVDQLNAIPGVICPKPKGAFYCVAELPVDDTEKFAQWLLEKYSLNNETIMVAPAGGFYSNPELGKKQVRIAYVLKEQDLIRSAEILKDALEKYKLEFHL, encoded by the coding sequence ATGCCGAATATTTCAAACAGAGCACAACACATGCCGCCATCGCCAGTAAGAAAACTGGTTCCTTTTGCCCTTAAAGCAAAACAGAAAGGAGTAAAAGTATATCACCTTAATATCGGACAGCCTGATATTGAAACTCCGGAAACGGCTTTAAACGCTTTAAAAAACATTGATTTAAAAGTATTAGAATACGCTCTTTCTGAAGGAAATATTGAATACAGAAAGGCGCTTACAGAATATTATCATTCATTAGATTTCACAGATCTTACACCCGATAACTTCATCGTAACCAATGGAGGTTCTGAAGCTTTAAACTTCGCAATCTCAACATTATGTGATGACGGTGACGAAGTAATCATCCCGGAACCATATTACGCTAACTATAACGGATTTACAAGCACTTTTAATGTAAATGTTGTTGCCGTGCCTTCAACTATTGAAACAGGATTCGCACTTCCTCCGATTGAAGAATTTGAGAAAAAAATCACAGACAAAACAAGAGCGATCGTTATTTGTAACCCTGGAAATCCTACAGGTTACCTTTACACGCGTGAAGAACTTCAAAAATTAGCAGAAATTGCTTTAAAATATGACATCGTTATAATCTCAGACGAGGTTTACAGAGAATATGTGTATGACGGAAAACAACAAATTTCAATGCTTGCTTTCCCTGAATTAAGCGAAAATTGTATCATCATTGATTCTGAATCTAAGCGTTACTCTATGTGTGGTGTAAGAATCGGATGTCTGCTTACGCGTTCTAAAAAAATTCATGATGCGGCAATGCTTTTTGCTCAGGCAAGATTAAGTCCGGTTCTATTGGGACAAATTGCAGCTACAGCAGCTCACCAGAATGACGGAGCTTACATCAGAGCAGTAAGAGAAGAATATACTCACAGAAGAAATGTGTTGGTTGATCAGCTAAATGCTATTCCCGGAGTTATCTGTCCAAAACCAAAAGGCGCATTTTACTGTGTTGCTGAGCTTCCTGTAGATGATACCGAAAAATTTGCCCAATGGTTGTTAGAGAAATATTCTCTTAATAACGAAACTATCATGGTTGCACCAGCCGGAGGATTTTACAGCAATCCGGAATTAGGTAAAAAACAAGTAAGAATCGCATACGTTTTAAAAGAACAGGACTTGATAAGAAGTGCCGAAATTTTAAAAGATGCTCTTGAAAAATATAAATTAGAGTTCCACCTTTAA
- a CDS encoding fibronectin type III domain-containing protein, translating to MKIKLFFGALNAIALLSTSSVMAQNFQTMPIQSGYNADVIANGVGSSSISTTTDVDGVSFAFVARDFLLTSSSTPLTYGIPSDGMINSVVAGTPGLSYKLGDLSGNNSLRLPSANDTGTLVFSTPKAAVTLYMLSTSGSGASTANVVVTFTDNSTQTFTNVSVSDWYGGTNFAIQGIGRINRNTDALEANATNPRLYQNALAIDAANQSKPIQSVAVTKTSTAQGYTNVFAFSAEAFSDCAAPVLQPVGTLTANSAQVSWTVPATTQASGYEIYYSTSNTAPTSGTAPTLTNIPGTSTTIGSLSANTVYYYWVRTKCNNTTGQSVWSFSGTFKTLCGPMTTMFENFDSYGTGNIVPDCWARIINTTGSQTISTTSPASGTRNIYQYSTTAQNSTYVVLPQFSNINAGTHWLRFKARVSTSPGTLDVGYVTDATNSATFTSIQTLSISNIVYTDPNAEYKVIVPSSVPANARLAIINKNDGKSYYWDDVYWEAIPSCLTPTAVVVSNMSTVSADVTWTAPSPAPANGYEYFISTNSTAPTATTPASGTTTLTTLSISNLTANTTYYIWIRSVCSSSDSSIWSYPVTFKTLCGPVTLLSENFDSYGTGDVVPDCWIRLAGTGSQTLTTTTPASGTRNVYQFTGTTSTPTTVVLPVFSNINAGTHKLRFKARVTATAGALLNVGYVTNTADANSFVLLQALPILNTAYTAANSEYTVTVPSSVPANARLAIKSPSDGKSYYWDDIFWEANTLGTSEVGTKKSLSVYPNPFRDVVYISDMKDVKSVTVNDVSGRVVKLIDNPGKELNLSTLNSGLYLLSITFKDGSKSVTKIIKQ from the coding sequence ATGAAAATAAAACTATTTTTTGGAGCTTTAAATGCTATTGCTCTTTTGTCGACATCTTCTGTGATGGCACAAAATTTTCAAACGATGCCTATACAATCCGGCTATAATGCTGATGTAATTGCTAATGGAGTAGGCTCTTCTTCGATTTCTACCACTACGGATGTTGACGGTGTTTCTTTTGCTTTTGTAGCGAGAGATTTTCTGCTCACGTCTTCTAGTACTCCTCTCACATATGGTATACCTTCAGACGGGATGATTAATTCTGTGGTTGCAGGTACTCCGGGACTGAGTTATAAGCTTGGAGATTTGAGTGGTAACAATTCTTTAAGACTTCCAAGTGCGAATGATACCGGAACTTTAGTGTTTTCTACACCAAAGGCAGCGGTTACCTTGTATATGCTTTCAACAAGCGGAAGTGGAGCATCTACTGCTAATGTTGTCGTGACTTTTACAGATAATTCCACTCAAACCTTTACCAACGTAAGTGTATCTGACTGGTATGGCGGAACAAATTTTGCCATTCAGGGAATTGGTAGAATTAATAGAAATACAGATGCGTTAGAAGCAAACGCAACAAATCCAAGATTATATCAGAATGCATTGGCAATTGATGCAGCTAATCAATCAAAACCAATACAAAGTGTAGCAGTAACTAAAACTTCTACAGCCCAGGGATATACAAATGTTTTTGCATTCTCTGCTGAGGCTTTCTCAGATTGTGCAGCACCTGTTTTACAGCCTGTGGGAACTCTAACAGCGAATTCAGCTCAGGTTTCATGGACGGTACCAGCTACTACACAAGCTTCGGGATATGAAATTTACTACAGTACTTCAAATACAGCTCCAACAAGTGGTACAGCTCCGACTCTTACTAATATTCCGGGGACAAGTACAACAATAGGAAGTTTGTCTGCCAATACAGTATATTATTATTGGGTAAGAACAAAATGTAATAATACAACTGGTCAGAGTGTATGGTCATTCTCAGGAACATTCAAGACATTGTGCGGTCCTATGACTACTATGTTTGAAAACTTTGATTCTTATGGTACAGGAAATATTGTTCCGGACTGTTGGGCAAGAATTATTAACACTACGGGATCTCAAACAATTTCAACGACTTCACCGGCTTCGGGAACAAGAAATATCTATCAGTACAGTACTACTGCACAAAATTCTACGTATGTTGTGTTGCCTCAGTTTAGTAATATTAATGCAGGAACGCATTGGTTGAGATTTAAAGCGAGAGTAAGCACTTCACCGGGAACTTTAGATGTTGGATATGTTACTGATGCTACGAATTCAGCAACTTTCACATCTATCCAAACATTATCTATATCTAATATTGTATATACAGATCCAAATGCAGAATATAAAGTAATCGTACCTTCTTCCGTACCAGCAAATGCAAGATTGGCTATCATAAATAAAAATGACGGAAAATCTTACTATTGGGATGATGTTTATTGGGAAGCAATACCTTCTTGTCTTACGCCAACCGCAGTTGTTGTTTCTAATATGAGTACTGTTTCTGCTGACGTAACTTGGACGGCGCCTTCTCCGGCTCCGGCAAATGGATATGAGTATTTTATTTCTACAAACAGTACTGCTCCTACAGCGACAACGCCAGCTTCTGGAACTACGACTCTTACTACATTAAGTATTTCTAACCTTACTGCAAATACAACTTATTATATTTGGATACGTTCAGTTTGTAGTTCTTCAGATTCAAGTATATGGTCTTATCCGGTTACATTTAAAACATTATGTGGACCAGTGACATTGCTTTCTGAGAATTTTGATTCTTATGGAACAGGTGATGTTGTACCTGATTGTTGGATAAGATTGGCTGGAACAGGTAGCCAGACACTTACAACAACTACACCAGCTTCTGGTACAAGAAACGTTTACCAATTTACAGGTACTACTTCTACGCCTACAACGGTTGTTCTTCCGGTATTTAGTAATATTAATGCAGGAACTCATAAGTTGAGATTTAAAGCAAGAGTTACAGCTACCGCAGGAGCTTTGCTTAATGTTGGATATGTTACTAATACAGCGGATGCCAACAGCTTTGTATTACTTCAAGCTTTACCAATTTTGAACACTGCTTATACAGCTGCTAACTCAGAATATACAGTAACTGTTCCTTCTTCAGTTCCTGCCAATGCAAGATTAGCGATAAAGAGTCCTAGCGATGGAAAATCTTATTATTGGGATGATATTTTCTGGGAAGCTAATACATTAGGAACTTCTGAGGTTGGTACTAAGAAATCACTTTCTGTATACCCAAATCCGTTCAGAGATGTAGTATATATTTCTGATATGAAAGATGTGAAGTCTGTAACAGTTAATGATGTTTCAGGAAGAGTTGTTAAGCTTATTGATAATCCTGGAAAAGAACTTAATTTAAGTACACTGAATTCAGGTTTGTATTTACTATCAATCACTTTCAAAGACGGATCTAAATCAGTTACGAAAATTATTAAGCAATAA
- a CDS encoding TonB-dependent receptor yields the protein MMRFLSFVFFFIFSTHFIYAQEGRSQLNITVYNENNKELEGASITVDQSSVTTDNNGNANISLLNGKHHIKIIHPNFQEKELNITLASQQNLTINLQPIDKLEEVVVFSKEGKGLTTKSVIDRKAMEHLQPSSFSDLMELLPGGLAKAPNLSGVNRPILRENPGSLSSNDYKTSSLGVQFMVDDNIINSNADMQISVDHSQFGYSPEARETAYSGIDMRTISTNDIERVEIIRGIPSASYGDLTSGLIKIERKIGQSPLQARFKADGFSKQYYVGKGFKINDKWQLSASADFLDSKATPTDDFENYQRITASLRSKKISTLWSRTLEWRSNIDFSVNIDKKKVDPDNGTADIDRYESNNKKISFTNNFIYNLDKSSFFTKVTLNTAIRAGFEKIEQRKLVQLSGPRSFSLAYDQGENVGFFPDLRYVIDFLTEGKPLDISALFKINGTRKTAGITHDYEAGLDWRYSKNNGNGLVYDMRTPPSAASGIDRPRAFNDIPASNLLAAFAGDQMSYAINQHKFTLYAGLRLSQNLGIDNSYAISKKVFTEPRLNFQYSLPHLMINNFPLKTDVTLGYGLFYKQPTLLMLYPNKEYWDYTQLNYYGNDPQYRYVNFMTYVQSRENKNIEAAKSIKKEIRLDLSYRNNEFFITYFKEDMTNGFRDMKNSVVHTYKQYDASQVDINQWTANGPNLTNVPFVVKSLFNEYETVENGSATLKQGIEFGYTSPRIKAINTRFTLTGAYFKTQYRNSLPIIYRPTISVGTEPFPYYGIYKSDNGYVYSNMNYNLLIDTYLPSLDMIVSASFQGSLFDNRRNDNRIAEPISYYGSDGIEHPFTDVDRTDIYKQWLVRNVSTTDNLATLYTFTITGNIKVTKSIYKALKTSLFVNRLFNYSSPYTFNNLKIYRRSTNTPYFGMELNYNF from the coding sequence ATGATGAGATTTTTATCTTTTGTTTTCTTCTTCATTTTCAGTACGCATTTCATATATGCTCAGGAAGGAAGATCACAATTGAACATTACGGTTTACAACGAAAATAATAAAGAATTAGAAGGTGCATCTATTACAGTTGACCAATCTTCTGTAACCACAGATAATAATGGAAATGCCAATATTTCTTTGTTAAATGGTAAGCATCATATTAAAATAATCCACCCGAATTTTCAGGAAAAAGAACTGAACATTACGCTTGCTTCTCAGCAAAATTTAACAATAAATCTTCAGCCGATCGATAAATTGGAAGAGGTTGTTGTCTTTTCTAAAGAAGGAAAAGGATTAACTACAAAATCCGTCATCGACAGAAAAGCAATGGAGCATTTACAGCCTTCAAGTTTTTCAGATTTGATGGAACTTCTTCCCGGCGGATTGGCAAAAGCACCTAATTTAAGCGGAGTAAACAGACCCATTCTTCGTGAAAATCCGGGTAGCCTTTCAAGCAACGACTACAAAACCTCATCGCTGGGTGTGCAATTCATGGTGGATGACAATATTATTAATTCAAATGCTGATATGCAGATTTCTGTAGATCATAGTCAGTTTGGATATTCTCCAGAAGCCAGAGAAACTGCCTACTCAGGAATTGATATGAGAACTATTTCTACTAATGATATTGAAAGAGTGGAAATTATTCGCGGAATTCCTTCTGCATCTTACGGAGATCTAACTTCAGGTTTGATTAAAATTGAGCGTAAAATCGGACAATCACCGCTTCAGGCTAGATTTAAAGCTGATGGTTTCAGTAAACAATATTATGTCGGAAAAGGGTTTAAAATAAATGATAAATGGCAGTTGAGCGCGAGTGCAGATTTCTTAGATTCAAAAGCTACACCGACTGATGATTTTGAAAATTATCAAAGAATCACGGCTTCACTTCGTTCAAAGAAAATCTCAACACTTTGGTCAAGAACTTTAGAATGGAGATCAAACATCGATTTTTCCGTAAATATTGATAAGAAAAAAGTAGATCCTGATAATGGAACAGCAGACATAGACAGATATGAATCAAATAATAAAAAGATAAGTTTTACCAATAACTTTATTTACAATTTAGATAAGAGTTCATTCTTTACTAAGGTGACTTTAAATACAGCCATCCGCGCAGGTTTTGAGAAAATTGAACAAAGAAAATTAGTTCAACTATCTGGCCCTCGATCTTTCTCTTTAGCTTACGATCAAGGAGAAAATGTTGGTTTCTTTCCAGATCTACGTTATGTTATAGATTTTTTGACAGAAGGAAAACCGTTGGATATCTCAGCACTTTTTAAAATAAACGGAACAAGAAAAACAGCAGGAATCACCCATGATTATGAAGCCGGACTTGATTGGAGATATTCTAAAAATAACGGGAACGGTTTGGTTTATGACATGAGAACGCCTCCCTCAGCAGCATCGGGAATAGACAGACCAAGAGCTTTTAATGATATTCCGGCATCAAACCTATTGGCGGCTTTTGCAGGAGATCAGATGAGTTATGCGATCAATCAGCATAAGTTTACTCTATATGCCGGTTTGAGACTTTCGCAAAATTTAGGAATTGATAATTCTTACGCCATCAGCAAAAAAGTTTTCACAGAGCCTAGATTGAATTTCCAGTATAGCTTACCACATTTAATGATTAATAATTTTCCCTTGAAAACGGATGTTACTTTAGGGTATGGTTTATTTTACAAGCAACCGACTTTGTTAATGCTTTATCCGAACAAAGAATATTGGGATTATACGCAGCTGAATTATTACGGTAACGATCCACAATATCGATATGTAAACTTCATGACGTACGTACAATCGCGAGAAAATAAAAATATCGAGGCTGCAAAAAGTATTAAAAAAGAGATCAGGTTAGATTTAAGTTATAGAAACAATGAGTTCTTTATTACTTATTTCAAAGAAGATATGACCAATGGGTTCCGTGATATGAAAAACTCTGTTGTCCATACTTACAAACAATATGATGCTTCGCAAGTTGACATTAATCAATGGACAGCGAATGGCCCCAACCTTACCAACGTGCCTTTTGTTGTAAAAAGTCTTTTCAATGAATATGAAACTGTTGAAAACGGAAGCGCAACATTAAAACAAGGTATTGAATTTGGGTATACTTCACCAAGAATTAAAGCCATCAATACAAGATTTACATTAACAGGAGCCTATTTCAAAACTCAATATAGAAATTCACTTCCTATTATTTACAGACCTACTATCTCTGTTGGTACAGAACCTTTCCCTTACTACGGAATTTATAAAAGTGATAATGGATATGTTTATTCTAATATGAATTACAATTTACTCATCGATACTTACTTACCAAGTCTGGATATGATTGTTTCTGCTTCATTTCAGGGAAGTTTATTTGATAACAGAAGAAATGACAACAGAATTGCCGAGCCAATTTCTTATTACGGATCAGATGGAATTGAACATCCGTTCACAGATGTAGACAGAACAGATATCTACAAACAATGGCTGGTAAGAAATGTATCTACTACAGATAATCTGGCGACTTTGTATACTTTTACTATTACAGGAAATATTAAAGTAACAAAAAGTATTTATAAAGCTTTGAAAACATCATTGTTCGTCAACAGGCTTTTCAATTACAGTTCACCTTACACTTTTAATAATCTGAAAATTTACAGAAGATCAACCAATACTCCGTATTTCGGAATGGAATTAAACTACAATTTTTAA
- a CDS encoding YiiX/YebB-like N1pC/P60 family cysteine hydrolase, which yields MKQILRNKFLLKILVAIFLLNLIINCKNTQSSGLKNGDLLFVTAKETGLSGAINNVTQKQKSTSFDHIGILEKKGNEAFVLHAAPKGGSQKQNLKDFLKDQANDGQRVVLYRLKPEYQNTIPAAIQKAESMLGKPYNFNYILDENSYYCSDFIERAFRKDNIFKLEPMTFIDPKTGKTNEFWEQFYQKKNLKVPEGELGCNPNGLAASDKLERIKELK from the coding sequence ATGAAACAAATTTTAAGAAATAAATTTTTACTAAAAATACTTGTAGCTATTTTTCTTTTAAACTTAATTATAAATTGTAAAAACACACAAAGTTCAGGGTTGAAAAATGGCGATTTACTTTTTGTTACTGCAAAAGAAACAGGATTATCAGGGGCAATTAATAATGTAACTCAAAAACAGAAAAGCACGTCTTTTGATCATATCGGAATTTTAGAAAAGAAAGGAAATGAAGCATTTGTTCTTCATGCCGCTCCAAAAGGCGGTTCGCAAAAACAAAATTTGAAAGATTTTCTGAAAGATCAGGCGAATGATGGACAAAGAGTCGTTTTGTATCGTTTAAAACCCGAATACCAAAATACAATTCCTGCTGCCATTCAAAAAGCAGAAAGTATGTTGGGAAAACCTTATAATTTCAATTATATCTTAGATGAAAACTCTTATTACTGTTCAGATTTTATTGAAAGAGCTTTTCGAAAAGACAATATTTTTAAATTAGAACCTATGACTTTCATTGATCCTAAAACAGGAAAAACCAATGAATTTTGGGAACAATTCTACCAAAAGAAAAATCTTAAAGTTCCGGAAGGTGAGTTAGGTTGCAATCCAAACGGATTGGCCGCATCAGATAAATTGGAAAGAATAAAAGAATTAAAATAA
- a CDS encoding NIL domain-containing protein, with amino-acid sequence MITPNPTVQILHNRINLQKKELILEIELNGKMKFEHLMNTIYNQFGICHKVLSANVEYVNGRSFGSVQLYINVTSEEYQELEFFLNKNKLLNTTVEYLCRKYF; translated from the coding sequence ATGATTACACCAAATCCAACTGTGCAGATTTTACACAACAGAATTAATCTGCAAAAAAAAGAATTGATATTAGAAATAGAGTTAAATGGCAAGATGAAATTCGAGCATTTAATGAATACTATTTATAATCAGTTCGGAATTTGTCACAAGGTGTTATCGGCTAATGTGGAGTACGTTAACGGGCGTAGTTTTGGTTCGGTTCAATTATATATTAATGTAACTTCAGAAGAATATCAGGAACTTGAGTTCTTTCTGAATAAAAATAAACTTCTAAATACGACTGTAGAATATCTCTGCAGAAAGTATTTTTAG
- a CDS encoding DUF1801 domain-containing protein yields the protein MQIKADSVEDYISKIPEERQEIFKKIFDTITDNLPEGFQKGVSYGMVGWDVPLETYPAGYHCTPGSPLPFMGLASQKNFIAFYHMGMYAKPELLDWFVAEFPKHSKRKLDMGKSCVCFKKMDDIPLELLAEVSKKMTVQDWITIYETNFKK from the coding sequence ATGCAAATTAAAGCAGATTCTGTAGAAGATTATATTTCGAAAATTCCTGAGGAAAGACAAGAAATATTCAAGAAAATATTTGATACGATAACCGATAATTTACCTGAAGGTTTTCAGAAAGGCGTAAGTTATGGAATGGTTGGTTGGGATGTTCCTTTGGAAACTTATCCTGCGGGATATCATTGTACGCCGGGTTCACCGCTTCCGTTTATGGGACTGGCGTCTCAAAAGAATTTCATCGCGTTTTATCATATGGGAATGTATGCAAAACCGGAATTATTAGATTGGTTTGTAGCCGAATTTCCAAAACATTCTAAAAGAAAACTCGATATGGGAAAATCATGCGTCTGTTTCAAGAAAATGGATGATATTCCGTTAGAATTATTAGCTGAGGTGAGCAAAAAAATGACTGTACAAGATTGGATTACTATTTATGAAACAAATTTTAAGAAATAA
- a CDS encoding T9SS type A sorting domain-containing protein has product MIKKIFSMALSVTALFSVTALMAQQHFQTVPFQSGYTADVIANGVGPSIASTTNNVDGTYYNLVANDFKPTPTSIPPSYGLPANGTISSGLSSTPGLKFQLGDLNGNNSLRLVSNIPGAIDNSGTLVLSNPVAAVKLYMLATSGQGTAQVTITVNFTDNTTQSFTEQEIPFWNSTRTNYAIRGIGRVNRNTDVLQTFPEDPKLYQTVHNIDVVNQTKLIQSITVKKTINEGVANILAFSVDAYTDCVEPITQPAGAITSASAQISWTIPTGTQAVSHDIYYSTSLTAPTSSTTPNYSGVTGVTYTIGNLSPNTKYYYWVRTNCNGMMNQSQWSLPKYFTTLCGVTALPYTYDFYYFNNFEFKTCWNNALSGGTPATGPTGTAYGWHRNPFLNIENNNWAATVVIDGVNKISWTTTPLFDFSAGAYKVKFKYGLTPYGSPSATQMGVDDVVHFMISNDGGNTWTILTTWDHNNSPSNTPNEYTYDIPGSISATTRFAFYASSGAINDHFSISFFVDDFSVESNAPLSTSEMSNPSKKTAVHPNPFKDVLYLLDTRELKNVSVGDASGRIVKTFEGSGKELNLSMLNAGVYFVTVIFKDGSKSTTKVIKQ; this is encoded by the coding sequence ATGATAAAAAAGATATTTTCTATGGCATTATCTGTTACGGCTCTTTTTTCTGTGACAGCTTTGATGGCTCAACAACATTTTCAAACAGTACCTTTTCAATCCGGATATACGGCTGATGTGATCGCTAACGGTGTAGGTCCTTCCATAGCTTCTACAACAAATAATGTGGATGGAACTTATTATAATCTTGTTGCAAATGATTTTAAACCAACTCCAACAAGTATACCTCCTTCTTATGGATTACCAGCAAATGGTACTATTAGTTCAGGACTATCTTCAACCCCTGGATTAAAGTTCCAACTTGGAGATTTAAATGGAAATAATTCTTTAAGGCTAGTTAGTAATATTCCGGGAGCGATTGACAATTCTGGGACTTTGGTATTATCTAATCCAGTGGCGGCAGTTAAACTTTATATGCTTGCTACTAGCGGACAGGGGACTGCTCAAGTAACAATAACAGTTAATTTTACAGATAATACAACTCAATCCTTTACAGAACAGGAGATTCCATTCTGGAATAGCACCAGAACAAATTATGCAATTAGAGGCATAGGGAGAGTTAATAGAAATACAGATGTGCTACAAACCTTTCCAGAGGATCCAAAGCTCTATCAAACTGTTCATAATATTGATGTAGTGAATCAGACTAAGTTGATTCAAAGTATTACAGTAAAGAAAACTATTAATGAAGGAGTAGCTAATATCTTAGCTTTTTCTGTGGATGCTTATACGGATTGTGTAGAACCTATCACACAGCCTGCAGGAGCTATTACTTCAGCCTCAGCGCAGATTTCATGGACCATCCCTACCGGTACTCAGGCAGTAAGTCATGATATTTATTATAGTACAAGTCTGACGGCTCCTACCAGCAGTACCACACCTAATTATTCAGGTGTAACGGGAGTAACTTATACCATTGGAAATTTGTCTCCTAATACCAAGTATTATTATTGGGTGAGAACGAATTGTAATGGTATGATGAACCAGAGTCAATGGTCGTTACCAAAGTATTTTACTACGTTATGTGGTGTTACTGCTCTTCCATATACTTATGATTTTTATTATTTTAATAATTTTGAGTTTAAAACATGTTGGAATAATGCTTTATCAGGAGGAACTCCTGCTACAGGACCTACAGGTACTGCTTATGGCTGGCATAGGAACCCTTTCTTAAATATTGAGAATAATAATTGGGCAGCAACAGTTGTTATAGATGGTGTAAATAAGATTTCATGGACTACAACTCCACTTTTTGATTTTTCTGCGGGTGCATATAAGGTGAAGTTTAAGTATGGTTTAACACCTTATGGATCACCTTCTGCAACTCAAATGGGAGTCGACGATGTTGTACATTTTATGATTTCGAATGATGGTGGAAATACATGGACAATACTAACAACTTGGGATCATAATAATAGTCCTTCAAATACTCCTAATGAGTATACTTATGACATACCTGGCAGTATCAGTGCAACTACAAGATTTGCCTTTTATGCTAGCTCAGGAGCAATTAACGATCATTTTAGTATTAGTTTTTTTGTAGATGACTTTAGTGTTGAAAGTAATGCTCCACTAAGTACTTCGGAAATGAGTAATCCGTCAAAAAAGACAGCAGTTCATCCTAATCCTTTTAAGGATGTTTTATATTTATTAGATACTAGGGAATTGAAAAATGTAAGTGTCGGAGATGCATCAGGTAGAATTGTAAAAACATTTGAAGGTTCTGGAAAGGAACTTAATTTAAGTATGCTGAATGCGGGAGTATATTTTGTGACTGTCATATTCAAAGACGGTTCAAAATCAACTACAAAAGTTATTAAGCAATAA
- the murB gene encoding UDP-N-acetylmuramate dehydrogenase, producing the protein MHENFSLKPYNTFGVEAKAKYFVEVHSIEELKDALKFSNMNTLPLLFLGGGSNILFTKDFDGLAIKLSLKGIAVQVLNKNEFLVTAKAGENWHEFVLFCLNKNLGGLENLSLIPGNVGTSPMQNIGAYGTEIKDIFVDCKVLNLETLEIETFDVKKCRFGYRDSIFKQEGKGKYVILEVSFRLTIQNHNIKTEYGAIKSELENLGIENPTIQDVSKAVINIRQSKLPDPKVTGNAGSFFKNPTIPLTQFEELKQKFENIQGYPNGEFVKVPAGWLIEQCGWKGKQIGNVASHQLQSLVIINATGNATGQEIFDFSTEIINSVKEKFSIELEREVNII; encoded by the coding sequence ATGCACGAAAATTTTTCTCTAAAACCGTATAATACTTTCGGTGTAGAAGCCAAAGCAAAATATTTTGTTGAAGTACATTCAATTGAAGAATTAAAAGATGCTTTGAAATTCTCAAACATGAACACCCTTCCACTCCTTTTCCTTGGAGGCGGAAGTAATATTTTGTTTACCAAAGATTTTGATGGATTAGCTATTAAACTTAGCTTAAAAGGAATTGCTGTACAGGTTTTAAATAAAAATGAATTTTTAGTCACTGCAAAAGCCGGAGAAAACTGGCATGAATTCGTCCTATTCTGTTTAAATAAAAACCTTGGCGGACTTGAAAATCTATCTCTAATTCCGGGAAATGTAGGAACTTCACCGATGCAGAATATCGGAGCGTACGGAACTGAGATCAAAGATATTTTTGTAGATTGTAAAGTTTTGAACCTGGAAACCTTAGAAATTGAAACTTTTGATGTTAAAAAATGCAGATTCGGTTATAGAGATTCTATTTTTAAGCAGGAAGGAAAAGGAAAATATGTGATCTTAGAGGTTTCATTTAGATTAACTATCCAAAATCACAATATCAAAACTGAATATGGTGCAATAAAATCTGAACTTGAAAATTTAGGAATTGAAAATCCAACCATTCAGGATGTTTCTAAAGCTGTTATCAACATCAGACAAAGCAAACTTCCCGACCCAAAAGTTACCGGAAATGCAGGAAGTTTTTTTAAAAATCCGACCATTCCTTTAACTCAATTTGAAGAATTGAAGCAAAAATTTGAAAATATTCAAGGCTATCCAAACGGAGAATTTGTAAAAGTTCCCGCTGGCTGGCTGATCGAACAATGCGGATGGAAAGGAAAACAGATTGGAAACGTTGCTTCACATCAATTGCAGTCTTTAGTTATTATTAACGCAACAGGAAATGCAACTGGGCAAGAAATCTTCGATTTTTCAACTGAAATCATTAATTCTGTAAAAGAAAAATTCAGTATAGAACTAGAGAGAGAGGTGAATATTATATAA